The DNA segment ACTTGGACAGCCGCTATCGCTTCATCCCTGGACATGGCAGGACCTTCGGCCATATTATCAGTACCGTATTTCACCTTCCTGTTGATAAACCTGGCATCATCACTTTTTATATCGGATGCTACCCCTACATCAACGCAGATTATATCTCCCCCCGAATGTTTAGTCAGCACATTGATGGCAGCGCCATCGCTCAAAAAATTAAATATCATCTGAGGAGTCACTTCTGATGGGAAGGCGCTCACTCCCTCTTTGACAACACCATGATCACCTGCCATTATGGCCACAAGTTTTTTATCAACCCTTGGAAATACATCTCCTGTTATTCCGCCTAGCTGTATTGCAATCTTTTCAAGCATCCCAAGACTTCCCGGCGGTTTTGCAAGACTATCCAGCCTTTGAGACACCTGGTTCATAGCCTCCCGGTTTAAAGGACTTATGTTTTTTACCGCTTTCTCAAATAAATTCATGATAATCCCTCCATTTATTTATAAATAAAAAAGTTCTCAAATGCACGCAAAAAGCATTTGAGAACTTTACCATCATCCTCATAAAACTCACAAAACAGGCAGGTCTCCTGGCTCTGATTCATAGGTACTGCTCAACCTTCCCGGCAACGGCCAGTGGTTTTGATAACTTAAGCAGCAGCTCATCATTACAGTGGCGGGTCCGCTCGGGATTTTCACCCGGTTCCCTATTCTCCCTGTGTATGGGCACCTATTTTGATATATGTACTTTTCATTTAATTATATCACATGTTCACGCCTTACCATCGCATCCGCATAACCTTATTTTCTCCATCACCACATGCTTTACTGCCTCCCGGGCAGCACCTAGATATACCTTAGGAGCGAATAATTCCAAATCATCATTCAGTTTATCTCTAATGGCTTGGGTAAAAGGTATCCTCAGTTCAGTTGCAATATTCACCTTGTTTATTCCACCTTTTATAGCCTTTTTAACATCCTCATCCGGAACACCCGAAGCGCCATGCAACACTAGTGGTATATTCAACAGCTCCCTTATCTCTTTCAATCTTTCAAAATCCAGTTTAGGCTGTCCCTTATATATGCCATGGGCAGTACCTATAGCAATGGCTAAATAGTCTACCCCTGTCTTTTCTACAAACTCTTTAGCCTGATCTGGTTCAGTATAAATAGCATCTTTTTGATCGACTTCTATATTATCCTCTTTTCCTCCCACTTTCCCCAGCTCTGCCTCTACAGGTATACCGTTTATATGAGCTAAGTCCGCAACTTTTTTGGTTATCTCTATATTTTGTTCAAAAGTAAGTTTAGACCCATCTATCATTAGAGAAGTATAGCCTTCCCTTATCGCTTTAACGGCCAAATCATAGCTATCTCCATGATCCAAATGTAAAGCTACAGGTATCGCACTGTTTATAGCAGCAGTAAAAACATTTGCATAAAAAAACTTAAGACCTGTATGTGCAATGCTGGAAGGTGTAGTTTGTACTATCACCGGCGAATTGAGCTGCTCCGCACCTTCTACCACAGCCTGAACGGTCTCCATATTCTCTACATTAAATGCCGCAACAGCGTATCCACCTTGCATAGCGTCATATAAAATCTGTTTGCTTGAAACTAAAGGCATTTTCATTACTCCTTTTCAACATAATGGTCACAATCACCATTTTATCAAAGTTTTGCCGTTTTGGGTAATATTTTTTTGAAATACTCTAAAAACTTTTTTTCCTGCTCCATAACTTCAAACAGCAATTGGCTTATATATAGGTTTAAGTCATCATTCCCGGATACTGTTTTATGATAATCCTTGCACAACTTTTGCTGCAAAACTATGTCCATCTTCAATAAGTTTTGATAAATCACATCTTTTTGATTATATCTTGCAACCATCCTAACCAACCTGTTCATGTTTTCACATTGTATATCCGGCTGTACTCCCAATTCATTTATATACTGACTTAACCATTCTATGTGTTCCTCATGTTTTTTAGAAAATTCCAGTAAAGTACAAGAAAATTCTCTATCTATCAGCTTCATTTTATTATACTGAGCTCGATAAAACACAAGGACATTGTTCTCAAACTTATAAAGCCATATCAAATCACATAGAATATTCCGTTCCTCCATGCTTTTCTATCCTCTTTCTATTTTTGGTAGCAATTGCCACATAAAACCTGATATGCTCCCAGCAGACTCTCTTATTTCTATGTAGTTCCATATTTCCCCAAATAGTGATTTTTTATTCAATATGAGGTGTGAATTATAATTCACGCCTCATATATTTTTCCACATTATGCAAACAAGGTATTGAACTTTGTGCCCCTTTTCGGGTAACCGCAAGCCCTGATGCTACTACTGCAAACTTGAGGGAATCCTCCATACTCTTCCCTGTGGCTAATCTGCTCACTAAAGCTCCTGTAAAAGTATCGCCGGCTGCTGTAGTGTCTACTGCCTCTACATGTAATGCCGGGATATGAATTTCCGATTGGCCATTAAAATAAAATATACCATTTTCGCCCATGCTTATCACCACATGATCAACACCCCTTTGTATGAATATATCGGCAGCTTTTTTGGCATCTTGTAAACTATTCACATCTATTCCGGTTAGTATGCTACACTCTGTTTCGTTAGGCTTTATAAGATCCACGTTTTGCATCAATTCATCTTTAAGCTGCACCGCAGGAGCAGGATCAAGCACTACAAACTTTCCGTGTTTTTTTGCAATCTTACATACATACTCTATGACAGGCATGGGTATCTCCAACTGCATTAGAATATAATCACTTTCACGTATTACATACTCTATATGGGATATATATTCAATATCCATACTTGCATTGGCCCCAGCATCTAATATGATAGAATTATCCCCATCTTTATCTACTATTATCACAGCCACTCCTGTAGTTTTATCTTGTACTTGTCTTATATGATCTGTATATACATTGTTGTCTTTAAGATTTTTTAACAATGCTTTTCCATTGGTATCAGCACCAACACAGCCTGCCATGGAAACAAAGCCACCCAACCTGGCGGCAGCAACTGCCTGATTTGCACCTTTGCCTCCTGGGCTCATTATAAAGCTCCTTCCGCTCAAGGTCTCTCCGGTGCGGGGTATCCTATCTGTGTATATGCTCATATCCATGTTAAGACTTCCCACAACAAGTATACGTTCTTTCAAACCTTCACCTCCTTATTGCCGTAATATCATGCACAGACCGACTAGCAGTAAATCTATCCATGAACTTTAATTTACTTATATTGTATATGCCATTTATGTATACTGCAATATCTAATGATAAAAAAAGGGACTAGCCAATAACTCTAGTCCCTTGCTGGCTTTTCAGCCTATCTATTGCCCCATCTCTGCTTTTAAATAATCGATAAACTGCCGCGCTGTCCTTCCCGACCTGCCGTTTTGGCTCATCTCCCACTGAACAGCCATTTGATTTAGCTTTTGCCTATCCATATTTATCCCATTGGAACGAGCAAGTCCAAATACTATATCCAAATATTCCCTCTGGTTTGGAGCTGTATATATTACAGTTATTCCGAACCTATCTGCCAAGGATAACTTTTCCTGGAGAGTATCCTGCATCCTCACCTCTCCGTTGTCTTGGGCCTTTCTATCTGAAAACATCTCTTTTATCAGATGACGCCTGTTGGAAGTAGCATATATGACCACATTTTTAGGTAAAGGCTGTATCCTCCCCTCCAACAAAGCCTTTAATTCCCTATACTCTCCTTCATCCTCGTTAAATGAAAGGTCATCTATAAACAATATGAATTTTACCGGGTTGTTTTCTAAAATCCTTACAATATCAATAAGGTGGATAAAATCATCTTTTGAAATCTCCACCAACCTCAAACCTTCTAAACAATATTGATTGACTAGCGCCTTTACAGTAGATGATTTACCAGTCCCCCTATCTCCGTAAAGCAAAACATTGTTGGCCTTGAAGCCTTTCAATAATTTTATAGTATTATCAACCACTTTATCTATCTGGTACTGGTACCCTATAAGATCATCCAACATTATATCATCAACATTGTCTATACCCTCTAATGCTCCCCTTCTCCATCTGAATGCTTTATACTTGTTAAAAATGCCGGTGCCGGAATCTGAATAAAACCGCCATAACTTTCCAAGCAGTCCATCCCAGCCCCGAATCCTATCAAACTCCTGTTTTATCTTTTTTCTATTATTATTCCATGTAATGTTGCCCTTTGTAATATCATGCCATTTAGGCAATCCATGATAACCTATACATCCCATCAGTTGATCAAAATCAACTCTGTATAGCTGCTCTAGGTGCTTTAGATCGCTCTTCACCGCTTCTTTTATAGAATCGCCTAGCTCTGATAGATGATACTGTGCAGCATTTTGACTGAAGACATTATCATCCTGAAGTATAAAATCCAATATATAATTTCCCCAGGCATCATTTATACCTTCATATTCCAGCCTTTCACCGTAATCTAACAGCAATGAGCATAATTTATAATACTGGTCTATAGCTGTATTATAGTCTTTGTTATCCAATGAAAGCATCAAATGATAGAATTTTTTAAATATATCCTGTTGCCTTATCTTATAGAAAACTATCAATCTATCCCATGTCCGGTTATGCAATATTACCACACCTCATATCAAGATTTTATTATAATATTGGGGGCAACCATATACCCTTCCATATTCGCTATTATATTATTTTTGCTCAATCTTGTATATAGACCGCTGAACTTTCTATTATACATATAAAGACCCAAAATATAATTGTAAGGCTGGATTTCTAAATTCCCTTCATCGTCAAACACTACAAAATCCCCCTGCCCAGGCTGATAAAATTCCTGTAATATATATTCTCCCTTGTATTTAGCATCATATATTATATTCTTCCATTCATACTCACTATAATCTCTGCCTAAATAGACACCTTTCCCTGCATATCTGTCCTGATGCTTTAAAACTAATTCATCCTTGTTTTCCATCATATAGGCGATCTGATCTGCACTCCCGTCAAACACCCGGGTATAGGGTATATATTTGTTAATAAAATCCCTCTCCTGCCGGTTTAAAAATGATGTTTTTTTATCATCCTTCAATATAGCAAACAGCTTTTTGTTATGCATTATTTGAGATCTCATAGGACCAACAACACATACAGCTCCATCCTTATATGCATCCAAAAAATCCTTGACCTGTTCTGACCTCTCCACAAGCTCCCAGGTCAAGGCACGTCTGTACACTAAGTCAATTCTGAAATCTTTATAATAAAGCTTGCCGTTTTTATATTCTAAAACTCTGGGGTCTGCTATCACTGTTGGAAAACCTTTTTTTTCAAACCTTTTCTTAAACTCCTCAAATTCTTCCACAGTGGCTACTCCATCCCAATCAACTATAGCTACATTAGGATTGTCGCTGCCTCCGTATTCCCTATATAAACCTATTATCTCCTCAATCCATGAATAGAAAAGTTCATGATAATATAGACGATGTCGTTTTTGCAAGTTTTTAATTATATCTGATTGAAAAAATATCCTTTCAAGGGTATTGGTCTCATTCATTGCAGAAGTACCATCTCCGTTAAACTCACAGAATTTAAAATCATCATGGTATTTATAAAATACATCAAACCTGGCCATAGGTGCATTGGTAGAATACCCGGGATCCACCAATATCAATTGTTCCATCAGATCAGAAAAACCAA comes from the Clostridia bacterium genome and includes:
- a CDS encoding ATP-binding protein — encoded protein: MHNRTWDRLIVFYKIRQQDIFKKFYHLMLSLDNKDYNTAIDQYYKLCSLLLDYGERLEYEGINDAWGNYILDFILQDDNVFSQNAAQYHLSELGDSIKEAVKSDLKHLEQLYRVDFDQLMGCIGYHGLPKWHDITKGNITWNNNRKKIKQEFDRIRGWDGLLGKLWRFYSDSGTGIFNKYKAFRWRRGALEGIDNVDDIMLDDLIGYQYQIDKVVDNTIKLLKGFKANNVLLYGDRGTGKSSTVKALVNQYCLEGLRLVEISKDDFIHLIDIVRILENNPVKFILFIDDLSFNEDEGEYRELKALLEGRIQPLPKNVVIYATSNRRHLIKEMFSDRKAQDNGEVRMQDTLQEKLSLADRFGITVIYTAPNQREYLDIVFGLARSNGINMDRQKLNQMAVQWEMSQNGRSGRTARQFIDYLKAEMGQ
- the fba gene encoding class II fructose-1,6-bisphosphate aldolase, which translates into the protein MPLVSSKQILYDAMQGGYAVAAFNVENMETVQAVVEGAEQLNSPVIVQTTPSSIAHTGLKFFYANVFTAAINSAIPVALHLDHGDSYDLAVKAIREGYTSLMIDGSKLTFEQNIEITKKVADLAHINGIPVEAELGKVGGKEDNIEVDQKDAIYTEPDQAKEFVEKTGVDYLAIAIGTAHGIYKGQPKLDFERLKEIRELLNIPLVLHGASGVPDEDVKKAIKGGINKVNIATELRIPFTQAIRDKLNDDLELFAPKVYLGAAREAVKHVVMEKIRLCGCDGKA
- a CDS encoding glutathionylspermidine synthase family protein, with the protein product MSSQHVIDEYINEVVHRKSIYHSDYLEIKRKVENSTAKYKGRTIDFLYQPMFFDSTDIERLKTASEMLMNIIDKVIQEYLRNKQFREHFGFSDLMEQLILVDPGYSTNAPMARFDVFYKYHDDFKFCEFNGDGTSAMNETNTLERIFFQSDIIKNLQKRHRLYYHELFYSWIEEIIGLYREYGGSDNPNVAIVDWDGVATVEEFEEFKKRFEKKGFPTVIADPRVLEYKNGKLYYKDFRIDLVYRRALTWELVERSEQVKDFLDAYKDGAVCVVGPMRSQIMHNKKLFAILKDDKKTSFLNRQERDFINKYIPYTRVFDGSADQIAYMMENKDELVLKHQDRYAGKGVYLGRDYSEYEWKNIIYDAKYKGEYILQEFYQPGQGDFVVFDDEGNLEIQPYNYILGLYMYNRKFSGLYTRLSKNNIIANMEGYMVAPNIIIKS
- the rbsK gene encoding ribokinase; this translates as MKERILVVGSLNMDMSIYTDRIPRTGETLSGRSFIMSPGGKGANQAVAAARLGGFVSMAGCVGADTNGKALLKNLKDNNVYTDHIRQVQDKTTGVAVIIVDKDGDNSIILDAGANASMDIEYISHIEYVIRESDYILMQLEIPMPVIEYVCKIAKKHGKFVVLDPAPAVQLKDELMQNVDLIKPNETECSILTGIDVNSLQDAKKAADIFIQRGVDHVVISMGENGIFYFNGQSEIHIPALHVEAVDTTAAGDTFTGALVSRLATGKSMEDSLKFAVVASGLAVTRKGAQSSIPCLHNVEKYMRREL